One genomic region from Prochlorococcus marinus CUG1433 encodes:
- a CDS encoding fatty acid desaturase: protein MSNLTNKNTQKVTNSSKSFNWQREIKNYVDPPNFWNPTLVLFFGGYFLAFLSVWQWYRGVWPLPLLVATAFLALHIEGTVIHDACHKAAHPVPWINQAMGHGSAILLGFSFPVFTRVHLQHHIHVNHPKHDPDHIVSTFGPIWLIAPRFFYHEVFFFQRKLWRKYELLQWGIERSIFITIILAGIKFDFMNLIYNLWFGPALMVGVTLGIFFDYLPHRPFRSRNKWINSRVYPSRFMNLLIMGQNYHLIHHLWPSIPWFEYKIAYEKTKPLLDMKGSPQRVGIFESKEDIYNFIYDLLIGIRSHSKKRGKIRKIINLYPGYKLKKFFLRIVNKTFIGSN from the coding sequence ATTTCAAACTTAACTAATAAAAATACACAAAAAGTTACTAATTCTTCAAAATCTTTTAATTGGCAAAGGGAGATTAAGAATTACGTTGATCCACCAAATTTTTGGAATCCAACATTAGTTCTTTTTTTTGGTGGTTACTTTCTAGCTTTTCTTAGCGTTTGGCAATGGTATCGAGGCGTTTGGCCTCTACCTTTACTTGTAGCTACTGCTTTTTTAGCTTTACATATAGAAGGAACAGTTATTCATGATGCATGTCACAAAGCCGCACATCCTGTTCCATGGATAAATCAAGCAATGGGTCACGGCTCAGCAATTCTTTTAGGATTCAGTTTCCCTGTTTTTACAAGAGTTCACTTACAACATCATATTCATGTGAACCATCCAAAACATGATCCAGATCACATTGTTAGTACTTTTGGTCCTATTTGGCTAATTGCTCCAAGATTCTTTTATCATGAAGTTTTTTTCTTTCAAAGAAAACTTTGGAGAAAATATGAATTATTACAATGGGGAATTGAAAGATCGATTTTTATAACAATAATCTTGGCTGGAATAAAATTTGACTTTATGAATTTAATCTATAATTTATGGTTCGGACCAGCATTAATGGTAGGAGTAACTTTAGGAATATTTTTTGATTATCTTCCTCACAGACCTTTTCGGTCAAGAAATAAATGGATAAATTCACGAGTTTATCCAAGCAGGTTTATGAACTTATTAATAATGGGCCAAAATTACCACCTCATTCATCATCTTTGGCCTTCAATCCCTTGGTTTGAATATAAAATTGCTTATGAAAAAACTAAGCCTTTATTAGACATGAAGGGTTCTCCTCAAAGAGTGGGTATATTTGAAAGTAAAGAAGACATTTATAATTTTATTTATGATTTACTAATTGGTATTAGGAGTCACAGCAAAAAGAGAGGGAAAATAAGAAAAATCATAAATTTATACCCAGGATATAAATTAAAGAAATTTTTCTTAAGGATAGTTAATAAGACATTTATTGGAAGCAACTAA
- the gatC gene encoding Asp-tRNA(Asn)/Glu-tRNA(Gln) amidotransferase subunit GatC produces MTKITKDEVEKVANLARLELNGDEINNHAEQLEKILEYIKQLEKIDTVDVPCTTRAIEVINVFRKDEKKDSDCTEKLLELGPSREDKYFKVPKIINE; encoded by the coding sequence ATGACAAAAATAACTAAAGATGAAGTAGAAAAAGTTGCCAATTTGGCTAGATTAGAACTGAACGGGGATGAAATTAATAATCATGCAGAACAATTAGAAAAAATATTGGAATATATAAAACAACTTGAAAAAATTGATACAGTTGATGTCCCCTGTACAACAAGAGCGATAGAGGTAATTAATGTATTTAGAAAAGATGAAAAGAAAGATTCTGATTGCACTGAAAAGCTTTTGGAGTTGGGTCCATCCAGAGAAGATAAATACTTTAAAGTCCCAAAAATCATAAATGAATGA
- a CDS encoding DNA-3-methyladenine glycosylase, which translates to MPKNFFYRHSRLVAPDLIGCYLINKNNEKDKFKGMIVETEAYSQEEESCHGYRKITKSNKSLFGKPGTFYIYKSYGIHHCLNIVTDKENFASGVLIRSVFIPNKSERLASGPGLVTKTFGIDISLDSLEVLNNNFLWISQRESILKQKDIIQTTRIGISKAKNIKWRWYLKNSRSVSKRLKGDRSPKFK; encoded by the coding sequence CTGCCAAAAAATTTTTTTTATCGGCACTCTAGACTAGTTGCCCCTGATTTAATAGGTTGTTACCTAATAAATAAAAATAACGAGAAAGATAAATTTAAGGGGATGATAGTTGAAACCGAAGCTTATTCACAGGAAGAAGAGTCTTGTCATGGTTACCGTAAAATAACCAAATCAAATAAATCATTATTTGGAAAACCTGGAACATTTTATATTTACAAATCTTATGGCATTCATCATTGTTTAAACATAGTTACTGATAAAGAAAATTTTGCTAGTGGTGTATTAATCAGGTCAGTTTTTATCCCTAACAAGAGTGAAAGATTAGCTTCAGGTCCTGGTTTAGTTACTAAGACATTCGGTATTGACATCTCACTAGACTCTCTTGAAGTTCTTAATAACAATTTTTTGTGGATTTCTCAAAGAGAGTCAATTTTAAAGCAAAAAGATATTATTCAAACTACGAGAATTGGCATATCCAAGGCAAAAAATATAAAATGGCGTTGGTATCTCAAAAATAGTAGGAGTGTAAGTAAAAGATTAAAAGGTGACAGATCACCTAAATTCAAATAA
- a CDS encoding aspartate carbamoyltransferase catalytic subunit, protein MQTWPHKHIHTLANFSIQDYKSVFELANRFDALKDAGTKKIPALQGTLVTSLFFEPSTRTKNSFELAAKRLSADVQTFAPSSSSLTKGETIIDTAITYSAMGADTLVIRHSSSYITFEIAKKLDSINSKTSVLNAGDGLHSHPSQGLLDIYTLIKFFSKESLSPEILNSKKILIIGDVNHSRVARSNLWALSAFGADIILCGPKTLIPDEFINFFKNPVPNQIEDPVKSRSSITISRSLEESIKIADAIIVLRLQKERMMENLLSSIDSYSLDYGLTPEKLSLNSKEIPILHPGPINREIEISSKVVDEYKNCLINNQVANGIPIRMALLYLLQKCNK, encoded by the coding sequence ATGCAAACTTGGCCTCATAAACATATCCATACACTTGCTAATTTTTCAATTCAAGATTACAAATCAGTATTTGAATTGGCTAATAGATTTGATGCACTTAAGGATGCAGGAACGAAAAAGATACCGGCTTTACAGGGTACTTTGGTAACTTCCTTGTTTTTTGAGCCTAGTACAAGAACAAAAAATAGCTTTGAACTTGCAGCAAAAAGACTATCTGCAGATGTACAAACTTTTGCGCCATCCTCTAGTTCCTTAACGAAAGGCGAAACAATAATCGATACAGCCATAACTTACTCTGCTATGGGTGCAGATACATTAGTCATCAGACATTCATCAAGTTACATAACCTTTGAGATAGCCAAGAAACTTGATTCAATAAATTCCAAGACTTCTGTACTTAATGCTGGAGATGGATTACATAGTCACCCTAGCCAAGGATTACTAGACATTTATACATTAATAAAATTCTTCTCAAAAGAATCACTTAGTCCAGAGATTTTAAATTCCAAAAAAATTTTAATAATTGGAGATGTTAATCATTCAAGAGTTGCAAGATCAAATCTTTGGGCTTTGAGTGCATTCGGCGCAGACATAATTTTATGTGGTCCTAAAACATTAATACCAGACGAATTTATAAACTTTTTTAAAAACCCAGTACCAAATCAAATAGAAGATCCTGTGAAATCAAGAAGTTCCATAACAATTTCTAGATCATTGGAAGAATCAATTAAAATTGCAGATGCAATTATTGTTTTAAGACTACAGAAAGAGAGAATGATGGAGAATTTACTAAGTAGCATTGATTCGTATAGCTTGGATTATGGTTTAACCCCAGAGAAATTATCTTTGAACAGTAAAGAAATTCCAATTCTTCATCCTGGACCTATCAACAGAGAAATTGAAATCAGTAGTAAAGTAGTAGACGAATACAAAAATTGTTTAATCAATAATCAAGTTGCAAATGGGATACCAATAAGAATGGCTCTACTTTACTTATTACAGAAATGCAACAAATAA
- a CDS encoding DUF565 domain-containing protein has product MVFRPQKTNFQLKIVENIQTISIWANNPWRRYSISLIILLIGYFLGSSLGMVSAVVELMDPISAFLSVLLIEALIALRRNFRFERTKKFLVLTLDSLRLGLFYGFFTESLKLL; this is encoded by the coding sequence ATGGTTTTTAGACCTCAAAAGACAAATTTTCAACTAAAGATTGTAGAAAACATTCAAACAATAAGTATTTGGGCTAATAATCCTTGGAGAAGATATTCAATATCCTTAATAATTCTTTTAATTGGTTACTTTTTAGGAAGCTCACTTGGTATGGTCAGCGCAGTTGTGGAACTTATGGATCCAATATCAGCTTTCTTATCTGTTCTTTTAATAGAAGCTTTAATAGCTCTTAGAAGAAACTTTAGATTTGAAAGGACAAAGAAATTTTTAGTACTTACATTAGATTCCTTAAGATTAGGTTTATTTTATGGCTTTTTTACTGAGAGTCTAAAGTTGCTTTAA
- a CDS encoding DUF2555 domain-containing protein produces the protein MEFVSENKISEEVVKSFDEKMTLELATRLEEDNYKTPFDGLKDWHLLRALAINRPELTSDYIHLLDQEPFDEN, from the coding sequence ATGGAATTTGTTTCTGAAAATAAAATAAGTGAGGAAGTAGTCAAGTCATTTGATGAAAAAATGACCCTGGAGCTTGCAACAAGGCTAGAAGAAGACAATTATAAGACACCATTTGATGGTTTAAAAGACTGGCATTTACTAAGGGCCCTCGCAATCAATAGACCTGAATTAACGTCTGATTATATACATCTTCTTGATCAAGAACCCTTCGATGAAAACTAA
- the coaBC gene encoding bifunctional phosphopantothenoylcysteine decarboxylase/phosphopantothenate--cysteine ligase CoaBC, with translation MKTKSKNSKIKVLLLITGSIAAVRIPLLVSQLAKENYEIRCVLSKNAEKLIKPLSLSILSRNPCILENDQWSNSQSIPLHIELSNWADILITAPLTATTLAKWVTGNAEGLIPSILIANIKPVIVAPAMNTQMWLNKAVQKNYENLQNYKNILSLEPSEGLLACDAIGIGKIPPNDLIQLALEFIASLKQNEYRKDLLNKEILITGGCTSEKIDAARHITNKSSGAMGLLLSQVARFRGAKVKYVHGPLKIDKNLTDGIKRYEIENSVDLIRALSNEISNCDYFFMNAAVSDFKITSDTSAKIPKNQINAHLNQNFELVPDILKTISKSKKDNQVFVGFCAFTGSIEDARMAIKEKIIQKGCDYLFANPIDLKGQGFGFLAQNEGWLFDTNNMEHYINKTSKIDLANKLLTQIISLKK, from the coding sequence ATGAAAACTAAAAGTAAGAACTCCAAAATAAAGGTTCTTTTATTAATAACTGGAAGTATCGCAGCTGTAAGAATTCCATTATTAGTTAGCCAACTAGCGAAAGAAAATTATGAAATAAGATGCGTTTTATCAAAAAATGCAGAAAAATTAATAAAGCCACTTTCTCTCTCTATTCTAAGTAGAAACCCATGCATTTTAGAAAATGATCAATGGTCAAATAGTCAATCAATACCTCTTCACATAGAACTAAGTAATTGGGCTGATATTTTAATCACCGCGCCTTTAACAGCGACAACATTAGCAAAATGGGTAACTGGAAATGCAGAGGGATTGATCCCCAGCATCTTAATAGCAAATATAAAGCCAGTTATTGTTGCACCAGCAATGAATACACAAATGTGGCTAAATAAAGCTGTCCAAAAAAATTATGAGAATTTACAGAATTACAAAAATATTTTGTCTTTGGAACCAAGTGAAGGCCTCTTAGCATGTGATGCTATTGGCATCGGTAAGATACCTCCAAATGATCTAATCCAATTAGCTCTTGAATTTATAGCTTCACTCAAACAAAATGAATATCGCAAAGATTTACTTAATAAAGAAATTTTAATAACTGGAGGGTGTACCTCAGAGAAAATTGACGCGGCAAGACACATTACTAACAAAAGTTCTGGAGCTATGGGCCTACTTCTTTCTCAAGTAGCGAGGTTCAGAGGAGCAAAAGTAAAATATGTTCATGGGCCTCTGAAAATAGATAAGAATCTTACTGATGGAATAAAAAGATATGAAATTGAAAATAGTGTTGATTTAATTAGGGCACTAAGTAATGAAATATCAAATTGCGATTATTTTTTCATGAATGCAGCAGTTTCTGATTTCAAGATAACCTCTGATACTTCAGCTAAAATTCCAAAAAATCAAATTAATGCTCATTTGAATCAAAACTTTGAGCTAGTCCCAGATATTTTAAAAACAATTAGTAAATCAAAAAAAGATAACCAAGTTTTTGTAGGCTTTTGCGCTTTTACAGGATCTATCGAAGACGCACGAATGGCAATTAAAGAAAAGATTATCCAAAAGGGTTGTGATTATCTATTCGCAAACCCAATTGATCTTAAAGGCCAAGGATTTGGATTTTTGGCACAAAATGAAGGTTGGCTATTCGATACAAACAATATGGAACACTACATTAATAAAACATCAAAAATTGATTTAGCAAATAAATTACTAACCCAAATTATTTCATTAAAAAAATAA